The genomic stretch AGTGAATCGAAAGCAAGATTCGAGTCGATGGAGGATAAGATGAACAGTATTACAGACGCACTGACTCGGATGGAAAACTCGGCGATATTCAGTCAACGTCCGGGGAAAGAGCTCGCATCGTCATCGGAACTTCCTAATATTCAGGTACCGATTACTAATTCTGAATCGGGAAGATCTCCACAACAGTTAGGTTATCGGGGAATTGATGGAACTCTTGCCAATAGAGATAAGATGTTGCGAAAAATTGAAATGCCTGTGTTCTCTGGTGAGATGCCTTTCGATTGGATTTCTCGTGCTGAGAGATTTTTCAGGTTTGGTAACTTCAATGAGGAGGAGAAGCTTCATCTGGTCTCACTGAGTTTAGAAGGATCTGTGTTGCAGTGGTTCAACGGAGAGATCATCAATGATCCGTTTGTTAATTGGGCACAGTTCACAGAACGATTATTGGATAGGTTCAGCGGTCCTATTGATAACGATCCTGCAGCAAGATTGTTCCGTATTCAACAAGAAGGGGATATTGCAGAGTATGTAAGTGAATTTGAAGCATTGAGAAATCAAGTTACAGGAGTTGATGAAAAGAACTTGATAAGAGTGTTCTTCAATGGTTTGAAACCGGATATGAAGGAAGTAATACGTTTGAAGGAACCAGTCACATTGACTCAACATAAACTAGCGGTGTTGAAGATGCAGAAGACGACGTTCTGTAGCGTGATCAGCTCGGCCGCTAGTGAAGGGCGGGGAGGCTATCAAAGACAGACGTCAAGTAATCGAACGGGTTCTTACAACAACAAGCAACGTACTGAACCAATCAAGTTAGAAGCAACTCAAAATAAGGAGAACGTACCTCAGAACCGCAACTACGTGAGACCAAGGTTACAACACTCAGATGCAGAGTTGGATCGTATGAGGAAAGACAAAATCTGTTTCAAGTGTAAGGCACCTTGGTCACCAGCTCATCGAGACGTTTGTCCTCAAAAAGAATTTCGCGTCTTGACAATTATTAACGGCCTTGAGCTCGAAGTGGTTGATCTACGTGACGAGATTGATGATCAACCCCAAGATACGAACCCACAGACACTTTATACGTTGTCACTTAATTCGTACCTTGGTATGGAATCCCCACGAACGACAAAGATGAGGGGTTTAATACAAAACAAAGAGGTGATAGTCATGCTCGATAGCGGAGCATCTCATAACTTCATTTCACCTGAAGTTGTGAACAAGCTACAACTGAAAGTTTCTGCTGACAGTAGCTTGAACGTGTTGTTGGGTAATGGAGTGACTGTGAATGCATTGGGAGTTTGCCAAGCAGTTCCATTCCAATTACATCAAACCAACTTCATAAGTGACTTCATCTCTCTTGAACTGGGGAACGTGGATGTGATACTCGGCGTTCAGTGGCTTGAAACATTAGGTGTTTGCGAAGTGGATTGGAAGGAGCAGGTCCTTTCGTTCACCTATGAAGGGAGGTTGGTTACTTTGCTTGGCGATAAGTCCTTGCATAACACCAAACTCTCACTCAAGTCACTGAAACCAGTCAGTACAGTTGGCAAGGCAGGAAGGGAAGTGCTACTTGCTAGCTCTACTGTAACATCACCGTTTCCGGAAGTTCGTAATCAACTCTCGAAGATACTCCAAGAATATCAAGACGTGTTTGCAGTGCCTACATCTTTACCTCCATTCAGAGGAAAAGAACACGCCATTATTCTTAAACCAGGAATATCTTCTGTCTCTGTTCGTCCTTATAGATATCCTCATGCTAGCAAGATCGCAATGGAGGAGATGGTTAGCGAGATGCTCAAAAGTGGGATTATCAGACCAAGCACAAGCCCTTTTTCGAGCCCAGTCCTACTGGTTAAAAAGAAAGATGGCTCACTACGGTTCTGTGTGGATTATAGAGGATTGAACAGAGCAACTGTATTGGATAAATATCCAATACCAGTTATTGATCAGCTTTTGGACGAGTTGTTTGGAGCTCAAGTGTTTACTAAGTTGGATTTGAGGTCAGGGTATCACCAGATACGAATGGTGGAGTCGGATATCGAAAAAACGGCTTTTCGAACAGTTGAAGGACATTATGAATTCTTGGTTATGCCCTTTGGTCTTACTAATGCTCCAGCAACATTTCAAGCTTTGATGAATCAAGTCTTCAAGCCGTTCCTGAGGAGATTTGTCTTAGTATTTTTTGATGACATTTTGATCTACAGCAAAGATCAAGAAAGTCATGAAGAACATGTCCGTTTGGTCCTTCAGGTGTTAAGAGAACAGAGCTTGTTTGCAAATCAAAAGAAATGTACCTTCGGAGTGGAAGCTGTGGAATATTTGGGACACATTATTTCAGCTAAAGGAGTGGCTACTGATTCAGCTAAGACAGCGGCTATGACTTCGTGGCCAATTCCTAAGACTATCAAGCAGTTACGAGGATTCTTGGGATTGACTGGGTATTACAGGAAGTTTGTGAGAGACTATGGTAGTATGGCTCGTCCTTTAACAACATTATTAAAGAAAGATCAGTTTCAGTGGTCATCCGAAGCACAAGAAGCGTTAGAGAAGTTGAAGCAAGCTATGGTTAACGCTCCAGTACTGGCATTACCGAACTTTCAAGAGGTGTTTGTAATCGAATCTGACGCATCAGGGTTTGGTTTAGGTGCTGTATTAATGCAAAACAAAAGGcctattgctttctttagtcATGCGTTAACAGCAAGGGAACAGTTGAAGCCTGCGTATGAACGAGAACTCATGGCTATTGTGATGGCAATTCGTAAATGGAAGCATTATCTGCTGGGAAGGAAGTTTCATGTACATACGGATCAGAGGAGTTTGAAATTTCTATTAGAGCAGAAAGAAGTTAACTTGGAATATCAGAGGTGGTTAACGAAGATCTTGGGGTTTGACTTTGAGATATTCTACAAGCCGGGTCCTGAGAACAAGGTCGCTGATGGGCTTTCAAGATCGATGTCCATGGCTACAATGCTTCTTACGTTGACAGTACCAACAGCATTACAGTGGGAAGACTTGTACAAAGAGATTCATGATGATGAGGGCATTCAACAGTTGACTCGGAAATTGCAAAATGGGGAGTTGCAGTCTAAGAAATATACTGTGAGTGATGGACGTTTATGGTCAAAAAGGAGATTGGTCATTCCGAAGACTTCAACGTTCATTTCTACTATTCTACAAGAGGCTCATGACAGTAAGATAGGAGGTCATTCAGGCGTCTTGAAAACTCTGAAGCGTATACAAGGTTCTTTCTATTGGGCAGGAATGTATAAACAGGTTCAGAAGTATGTGGCAACTTGTGAGATTTGTCAGACGCATAAACACTCAACCTTATCTCCAGCCGGTCTGTTACAACCGCTACCAATTCCTACGATGATCTGGGAGGAGATTAACATGGATTTCATTGAAGGATTACCAAGTTCTAACGGTTATAACAGCGTTTTGGTAGTAATTGATCGTCTGAGTAAGTTTGCTCATTTCATCAGTCTGAAACATCCGTATTCTGCATTGGATGTCGCCAAAAAATTTGTCTCTGAGGTGGTACGCTTACATGGTTTTCCGAAGAGCATCACATCTGACCGTGATAGGATATTCTTGAGCTCTTTTTGGACAGAGATTTTTCGTCTCGCGGGAACTAAGCTACAGTATAGCACTGCTTTTCACCCACAGACTGATGGTCAAGCAGAAGTGCTGAATCGTTGCCTTGAAACGTATTTGCGTTGTTTTTCTTCATCACAACCTCATACTTGGCATACTTATCTGGCTTGGGCGGAGCTGTGGTACAACACAACATATCACAAGTCGATTCAAACCACGCCTTTCAAAGTTGTTTATGGTCGAGATCCTCCTGCATTGCTACGCTTTGAACAGGGGTCTACTAATAATTTCGAATTAGAGAGAGCGTTACAAGAAAGGGATGAAGCGTTGGTATCTTTGAAGCAAAATCTTACGCGTGCTCAAGAGATAATGAAAACACAAGCAGATAAGTCTCGACGAGGGGTTGAACTGGCTGTTGGGGATATGGTCTATTTGAAACTTCAACCGTATCGTCAAAAGACAGTAGCTCACAGGGTTTGTCAGAAGCTTGCGGCGAAATTTTATGGACCTTATCGAGTTCTAGAGCGAGTGGGTAAGACAGCGTATAAGTTGCAGCTACCACCAGAGGCGAGGATTCACTCTGTGTTCCATATTTCTCAGTTGAAGTTGGCTTTAGGGTCAGTGGATCAGTCAAAGGCGTTACCTCCAGGAAGCATTACTGAGGTGGATGAGCCAGTGTTACCAGAGGATTTGCTGGAGAAACGTTATGATAAGAAAGGGGAATTGGAGTTGTTGGTAAAATGGCAAGGGAAATCGTCTTTGGAGAATTCGTGGCTGCCTTATCAGGAATTCATCACACAGTTTCCTGATTACCAGCTTGAGGGCAAGCTGGATTTCGTTGGGGGAAGTATTGATAGGTTCCGAAAGGCTTATTATCGAAGAAACAAGAGGGGAAGTGAGAAGGAAGTGGATGTTAGCGAGGGAAACACTTCAAACGAGTAACCTTCGGAATAAAAGAGAGGCTTTGAATAAAGGAGAAGAGTAGAGACCCTCGGGTTGAGAAGGAGTATTGTCAGTTACAGCTTTCAGCTGAGAGTTAAATAGAGAAGTCGTTAGAGTTTGTTGGTCATGCTTTGTATGTTGTTGTAGAGAGACGATATGAGTCCTCTGTTTCTAGTCGCTATGAGACTATCGATAATGGTGAACTCGTGATGAGAGTGATCCATTGTTGAACAACAAAGCTGTAAACACTTACTACATATTCAATAAAGAGTTTGGGAATTTACAAGTTAAGAGATATCTTGAACCTATCACATGCACAATGCTTTTTTCCTCCTGATCAAAAATAGCTTTGaataaattcatttttctatatataatacattCAAAAAGTTCATTTATTACCTCGGATATGTTGTAGCTGATGTGAGGTGCGAACCTCCGGCCTGGAACCCAAAAGTTCTTAGTAAACTGGAGTTTGGGGGACGAAAGGAAAAAGCCCTCCTTCCCAAAACATGTCTCTTCAACGACGAGGATCTCTAGACTAGCTGATGACACTTCAAGGCCACCAATGTTACGCATAAGCAACACATGCACGAGCTTCAATTTGTTGTTCTCAATCTTCAAAGGACCAGGACCCCCAGGGTAAAAAGGATCAACCCCAGTGTTGTAGAAGCACCTGATTTTTAATACAAGCACCTCGAGAGAAGGGCAAGATAAGAGTAGCGTATTAAAGACTTCAACGTTGGTGGCGTCGATCGATACAAGTTTGAGGGTCCTAAGATTGGAGCAGTTTCTAAAGGGATGTGAGCTTGTGAAAGTGTATGTACTCAGCGAGAGTGACGCGAGGCTCGGATGGGAGAATGAGTCTGCGGGAAACTCGAAGAGTTTTCCACAATCATCATAATGACGGTTCAGTGTGAGAACTCTGGTGTGTTTCACGCTAGTGAatatttgaatccaaataccgAGGATTCCAGTTCGACCTTGGGATGAGGAATAATTGAGTACACAGCTCTCTAATTGTCCAAGATGTTTGATTATAACCTTTGAGGAGAAACCACCAAAGAGTTAGTGAGAGAGCatgccaaaagaaaaaaaaaaagaaaaactgatgATAAAAGGGAACCTAACCTACCTTAGTAATCAATGTATCATCTGGATTGGGCTCATCATCACACAACTCTGTGGAACTAAGAATCTTTGGCTTGTCGAATTCAAGATGAGACACGTGTTTCCACACATGTTCCCATCGTTTCGACAAAACACTCGTCCTTATGGCTTCTTTAGTACAAAGTCCCGATAATATCATTAGCAATACATCATTCGGGAGTTTGCTGATCCAATCCTGATCAGATTATGACATTAGACAAACAAATTGGTTATGAGAGTGTTACTAATGTATGGCATGCAGTACTAATGTTTGCATTTTCATTTTCGTTATGcaattaaaaatcaataagaAGAAGCCACCTCCCGTCTGCTGATCCAATTAAATATACCTGGTccgatgatgatgacgacgatgATCTATCCATATAGGCTCTATTGCTGTGAACATTAACTCTTAAGTTTCGGTAGTTACCTGATTCAAAAATGAAAAACCTTCAAGATTCTGAGGATATAGAAGAATCGAAGGATGTCAAAAAGATTATCTTGCGACATCTCAGTTTTGTAAATGATATATGTATACGTAACCTACGAGAAGATTGACACGTCACATTTATATTTGGTACTATGGGCCCTGATGGTTAGATGTTTATATCTTTGGGCTTCAGTTTTTACGGTCCTGTGTCTCTGTCTCAATTGTAAGCGGGCCATCTTATAAAAGGAAGGttcgtttttaattttctcatcgcacttaaaagttaaaaatgtcAATTAGAAGCGCTGCAGTACGAATGTCAATTAGAAAAATTGatcaaaaaagttttaaaaggtAAGGTTATTCAGAATTACCCAATGTGAGTTTTAATTGTTTTCGACGTAGGTCTGTTTGAGATAAAACCAATCTAAAAAcccaaaacttattttaaatttatttaattatttgtctATATTTATGTCTTGAACAAATATAGAAATCGTTTCCTAccttggtaaaaaaaaaaaatcgttggtTACAATGATTTAGAACttgcgatttttttttttaatgctgatttattataatattataattatgagAAAGTTTatatagacgattcgacaattATTAGAACTTGCAATTCTGATTACatactaatatttattaaattttattttatattaatatatatgtcaaaaatatattttttaatttatatgtagCTTGTCAAGATGATGTGTAAGTCACCAAGGAACATCTTGATCTCattagttcaaaaaaaacatCTTGATCTTGATCAATATAGTTTATATTGCTTAGagttaaaatgattttatttatttttattttcttattactGTTTATTTGGTTTACTAggtaaaaatataaacatatatggaTGATTCTTTAAATTTGgagttaatttaattttgtttttagatttaatatattcaattttaatttatctttttataagaAGTCCAAATAACCTAAAAATCCGTATAACCCTTTTAATATCGGATGAGTTTTAAAACATATGCCCAAAATTTTTGCGGATCCAACCGATCTAAGTTTAAATTGCAATAAATTTTGTGGATTTTGAGTTAGATTGTGCCATGGCAGTCTGATTGACATCCTTATTCATCCTCGACAaaactgtttcttttttaatttgtcGATCATCAACAAAAGGTGGATagagaaattattttaattgtatcAGCTATTCCAATTGAagttattttaatagttttcgAAGAGGAGaaactaaagaaagaaaaatgggttattttgaaagttttttttgaaGACAAACTGGTTTTAAAGAGGAAGAGCTACTTTGTGCCGCCTGCAGAATAGTAATGGTAACGTATTTCATCTACGATGATTTTTACTCTTTGCCGCCTGCAGACTATTAAAGGTAACATCTTTTCTCTACAATGATCCTGATTTTTTATATGATTCTTCACTCAAAATTTCTTTTTTCCGCAGAATTTTTCACAGTTAAACAGAGAGTACCACGACAATATTACATCAAGGCTTATGGGCATACTCAATTTGAACGTGTCTCTCGCTGCGTTCTGCCCATAAAAAACTGAAGCGAAGGAGGCAACACTAGATAATCTTCTGACGGCGTTGGAGTTGCGGTAAAAAAATCTCCGCCGTCTATCTCTGGTGGAAGAAAGAAAAATCTTTGCTTTTGCGTGCTGTTTCTTGTacatttcattatctttttttttttttaataaaacgcATTCAATTTGCCAGTTTAATATATGTTCagatgattacaaattaaaGTGTTGATTATGTCCCTGAACCTTTCTCCTCTTTTACCAAAAGTAGATTACTTGCTGTGATGGATTTGATATATATTGTAAGAATATGCATATCAGTAAGTACAATCATATCTAACACATTCTATATGCATTCTTATTATACTATCAAGAGGTTCGCCTTACATACTTGCACAGCAATTACAGCCAGTAGAGCTCATTTGCAGACAATGAACCGAATAACCATGGTTGAGGGAAACATATTCCGATTCAACAATAAACATCTTCCAGGATCATCCTAAACAGTGCCATGTTACTCGTTGAAGAAGGAAAGTCAAGGTTATGCCTGCTctaaagaaaaaagtaaacacGGACAGAAAAACAGAAAACTAAAACTCAACAGAACCTTAGTTCTTGTGCCTTTATCATCACTTCTTCCGGCGTAAAAGTAGGTTTAGGAGGCCCAACATTAGAGTTGGCACTTGGCAGGCACATAGGCAAACAGTCAACACACATAGACATTACGCTTAGGGAAAGAGAAGAAATGAAGTTTCGTTATCTCTTAAAACATTTGATAACTACATGTATTAATATTGGGATTTTCCATCTCAAAAACATTAGTATCCAAGCATGTTGGAGGGGTTTTTGTCAGACTTCGCGTAACCTGTGTTACAAATACAAGAGCAGGACAAGATTTGTAATATAAAGCGTTATGAATGACCAGCAGTTTCATGTCGTTTTGACTCATTCTCTGGCACAAACCTCAGCGCACCTTACTGATCAACTATATCCAGGACCGGCCCAGAGGGGAAGCCACACAAGCTATCGATTAGGACATCCA from Raphanus sativus cultivar WK10039 unplaced genomic scaffold, ASM80110v3 Scaffold1018, whole genome shotgun sequence encodes the following:
- the LOC130503566 gene encoding F-box protein At1g80960-like; the encoded protein is MDRSSSSSSSDQDWISKLPNDVLLMILSGLCTKEAIRTSVLSKRWEHVWKHVSHLEFDKPKILSSTELCDDEPNPDDTLITKVIIKHLGQLESCVLNYSSSQGRTGILGIWIQIFTSVKHTRVLTLNRHYDDCGKLFEFPADSFSHPSLASLSLSTYTFTSSHPFRNCSNLRTLKLVSIDATNVEVFNTLLLSCPSLEVLVLKIRCFYNTGVDPFYPGGPGPLKIENNKLKLVHVLLMRNIGGLEVSSASLEILVVEETCFGKEGFFLSSPKLQFTKNFWVPGRRFAPHISYNISEVINELFECIIYRKMNLFKAIFDQEEKSIVHVIGSRYLLTCKFPNSLLNM